Proteins encoded by one window of Massilia sp. NR 4-1:
- the sctJ gene encoding type III secretion system inner membrane ring lipoprotein SctJ, with amino-acid sequence MGKRLCLLFALAALLSGCGKVVVLQASLQDVDANEVVQALTAQGIQVEKRQEKTGVSLTVKEDDLSRATSAMQAAGLPRRNRSNLGEVFKKQGMISSPMEERVRYIHGLSEELEATLQLFDRVLSARVHVVLPERIAPGEAIQPSSAAVFIRYRAPLDEDAVTPRVRRLVSSSIPGLSGEDGRSKVSVVMTPAEAAPPPPAWTMVGPFHVAAESASGLRYALTAMALLVVAGMAAAGYGLLRNHPMLARFGKRRTPAAAQE; translated from the coding sequence ATGGGCAAACGACTTTGTCTTCTGTTTGCCCTTGCCGCCCTGCTTTCGGGATGCGGCAAGGTGGTGGTGCTGCAGGCATCGCTGCAGGACGTCGACGCCAACGAGGTGGTGCAGGCGCTGACCGCGCAAGGCATTCAGGTTGAGAAGCGCCAGGAGAAGACCGGCGTCAGCCTGACGGTCAAGGAAGACGATCTCTCGCGTGCCACCAGCGCCATGCAGGCGGCCGGTCTGCCGCGCCGCAACCGGTCCAATCTGGGCGAGGTGTTCAAGAAGCAGGGCATGATTTCCTCCCCGATGGAGGAGCGCGTGCGCTACATCCATGGCCTGTCGGAAGAGCTGGAAGCGACCTTGCAACTGTTCGACCGGGTGCTGTCGGCCCGCGTCCACGTCGTGCTGCCCGAGCGCATCGCGCCGGGCGAAGCGATCCAGCCCTCGTCGGCGGCGGTGTTCATTCGCTACCGGGCGCCGTTGGACGAGGATGCCGTCACGCCGCGCGTGCGGCGTCTGGTGTCCTCCAGCATTCCGGGTCTGAGCGGCGAGGATGGGCGCAGCAAGGTGTCGGTGGTGATGACGCCGGCGGAAGCCGCGCCGCCGCCGCCTGCCTGGACCATGGTAGGGCCTTTTCATGTGGCGGCCGAATCGGCCTCCGGCCTGCGCTATGCGCTGACGGCCATGGCGCTGCTGGTGGTGGCGGGTATGGCGGCGGCGGGCTATGGGCTGCTGCGCAACCATCCGATG
- a CDS encoding EscI/YscI/HrpB family type III secretion system inner rod protein encodes MGTQISMAVQSAASGLAGKPGPSVPEAGAGSDSAATFKLHLQFHQQARIDGQQKLAVPETGRDSLATVMADRAAGLAGDVNRHQQYVSRLLERATASADSMQMMKAMMALNDYQLRVQTISKVVSKASSSVDSLTKLQ; translated from the coding sequence GTGGGTACTCAAATCAGTATGGCGGTGCAGAGCGCCGCATCCGGTCTGGCCGGCAAACCCGGTCCATCCGTTCCCGAAGCCGGTGCGGGGAGCGATAGCGCCGCGACCTTCAAGCTGCACCTGCAATTCCACCAGCAGGCGCGCATCGACGGACAGCAAAAGCTGGCGGTGCCGGAAACGGGCCGCGACAGCCTGGCAACCGTCATGGCCGATCGCGCCGCCGGCCTGGCCGGCGATGTGAACCGCCACCAGCAATACGTATCCAGGCTGCTTGAGCGGGCCACGGCCAGCGCCGATTCCATGCAGATGATGAAAGCGATGATGGCCCTTAACGACTACCAGCTGCGGGTGCAGACCATTTCCAAGGTGGTGTCGAAAGCCAGCAGCTCGGTGGACTCGCTGACCAAGCTTCAGTAA